In a single window of the Hoyosella subflava DQS3-9A1 genome:
- a CDS encoding ABC transporter ATP-binding protein — translation MSALSLRSLTKAFNEGAVIRDIDLDVAAGDCVAVLGPSGAGKSTILRLIAGLEPASSGTVALGDRNIDGVPAERRGVALMFQRPLLFPHLNALDNVAFSARSSGKSKRSSRLHAQSYLELVQLGDYAYRRATELSGGQAQRVALARALAAEPRVLLLDEPFSALDPQLRGEMHSLLRQIRRELSPTILLVTHDQHEAAVLADRMAILLDGTIAQIDTPHHIYTRPRSLAVHRMMGGINEIFGDVRDGKHHSTAGVLTVSNSSGAGTLVFRHEAVGVSGASEPGDLAGVVAGMEVIGARQRLHININGGNVTVCAEAPPTLHLPPGSRVSLHIPQAARHVIPDKAPAMVSRILKKG, via the coding sequence ATGAGTGCGCTCTCGCTTCGCTCACTCACGAAAGCATTCAATGAAGGTGCCGTGATCCGGGACATCGACCTCGACGTCGCCGCCGGTGACTGTGTCGCCGTCCTCGGACCTTCCGGTGCTGGTAAGAGCACGATCCTACGCCTCATCGCGGGACTGGAGCCAGCGTCTTCAGGCACGGTTGCACTCGGTGACCGCAATATCGATGGAGTTCCCGCAGAACGACGCGGTGTCGCCCTGATGTTCCAGCGGCCGTTGCTCTTTCCTCACCTCAACGCTCTGGACAATGTCGCGTTTTCGGCCCGCTCGTCCGGAAAGTCGAAACGTTCCTCCCGACTGCATGCGCAGTCCTACCTTGAACTAGTACAGCTTGGCGATTACGCGTACCGTCGCGCCACGGAACTCTCCGGTGGTCAGGCCCAGCGGGTAGCGCTCGCGCGTGCACTCGCCGCCGAACCTCGCGTTCTTCTGCTGGACGAGCCGTTCAGTGCACTGGACCCACAGTTGCGAGGCGAAATGCACAGCCTCTTGCGCCAGATTCGCCGCGAGCTTTCGCCGACCATTCTCCTCGTCACCCACGATCAGCATGAAGCCGCAGTTCTCGCCGACCGGATGGCGATTCTGCTCGACGGCACCATCGCGCAGATCGATACCCCGCACCACATTTACACCCGTCCCCGGTCTCTCGCCGTGCACCGGATGATGGGCGGTATCAACGAGATCTTCGGTGACGTCCGGGACGGTAAGCACCACTCGACGGCCGGTGTCTTGACCGTCAGCAACAGCTCGGGAGCCGGCACACTCGTGTTCCGCCATGAAGCTGTGGGCGTGAGCGGCGCGTCAGAGCCTGGGGACCTCGCCGGGGTCGTCGCCGGGATGGAAGTCATCGGCGCACGGCAGCGCCTCCACATCAACATAAACGGCGGGAACGTGACTGTCTGCGCGGAAGCACCTCCAACGCTGCATCTGCCACCAGGCTCACGCGTTTCCCTTCACATCCCGCAGGCGGCACGACACGTGATTCCAGACAAAGCCCCGGCAATGGTGTCGAGAATCCTGAAAAAGGGCTAG